The Psychrobacter sp. P11G3 genomic interval TATCCTTTACGATAGCACTATCCTATTTGTATGCTTGAACCAATTATCTATACCTATTAAAACTGATAAGTGAATCCTATTTTATGTCTGATGTTATTGATCATACGATCGCCCCAATTATTCCCAATGAGCCGATGGATACTCGTTCAGTCGCAGAGTTCACTGAGCAGGCCTATCTCAACTATGCCATGTACGTCATCATGGATCGGGCGCTGCCAAATATCGCCGACGGTCTAAAACCTGTCCAGCGTCGCATCGTCTATGCCATGAGCGAGCTTGGGCTAAAGTCATCTGCTAAGGCGAAAAAATCCGCGCGTACGGTCGGTGATGTATTGGGTAAATACCATCCGCATGGTGACAGTGCTTGTTATGAAGCCATGGTACTGATGGCACAGCCGTTCAGTTATCGCTATCCGCTTATCACTGGTCAAGGTAATTGGGGTAGCCCAGATGATCCGAAATCCTTTGCGGCGATGCGTTATACCGAAGCCAAAATGTCGGCTTATGCCAATACACTGCTGGCAGAATTGGGACAAGGTACAGTCGATTGGCAAGATAACTTCGATGGTACGATGCAAGAGCCAACTACCCTACCTGCCCGCCTGCCTAATATTTTATTAAACGGTACGACAGGTATCGCGGTTGGTATGGCAACGGATATTCCACCGCATAACCTTAATGAAGTGGTACGCGCAGCCATTCGTCTGCTCAAAAACCCAGAGCTGTCGGTTAAGCAGCTTACCCAATCGATACCCGCACCTGATTTGCCAACGCCAGCGGAAATCATCACCAGCAAAAAAGATTTGCAAGCGATGTACGAGACTGGACGCGGCAGTTATAAGATGCGCGCCACCTTTCATGTTGACTCTAAAGAAAAGAATCTTGTCATTATTGACGCGCTTCCTTACCAAGTTTCAGGCAACAAAATCCAAGAGCAAATTGCCAAGCTTATGACCGATAAAAAGCTGCCATGGGTTACCGATATTCACGATGAATCAGATCACGAAAATGCCTGCCGTATCGTCCTTGAGTTGCGCTCAACGCGAGTCGATGTCGATCGTGTCATGAGTCACCTATTTGCTAGTACTGATCTAGAAAGTAATTACCGCGTTAATATGAACATGATTGGCTTAAATGGTAAGCCGCAGGTGAAAAACTTAAAGGAAGTCTTGGAAGAATGGTTAATCTGTCGCCGCTCGGTGGTCACGCGACGCTTGCAATATCGCCTAGATAAAATCGATAAACGCTTGCATATCTTGGCGGGCTTG includes:
- the parC gene encoding DNA topoisomerase IV subunit A, with translation MSDVIDHTIAPIIPNEPMDTRSVAEFTEQAYLNYAMYVIMDRALPNIADGLKPVQRRIVYAMSELGLKSSAKAKKSARTVGDVLGKYHPHGDSACYEAMVLMAQPFSYRYPLITGQGNWGSPDDPKSFAAMRYTEAKMSAYANTLLAELGQGTVDWQDNFDGTMQEPTTLPARLPNILLNGTTGIAVGMATDIPPHNLNEVVRAAIRLLKNPELSVKQLTQSIPAPDLPTPAEIITSKKDLQAMYETGRGSYKMRATFHVDSKEKNLVIIDALPYQVSGNKIQEQIAKLMTDKKLPWVTDIHDESDHENACRIVLELRSTRVDVDRVMSHLFASTDLESNYRVNMNMIGLNGKPQVKNLKEVLEEWLICRRSVVTRRLQYRLDKIDKRLHILAGLLIAYLNIDEVIRIIREEDDPKATLMQDYDLTDIQANAILDIRLRQLAKLEEIELRREQDELAAERAIIQEYLDNPDSLTNLMIDELTADMKEHGNERVSPLAEREEAQALKESDLVPSEPVTAILSKAGWIRAAKGHDVDAAGMSYRSGDSYQAHVRGKSNERIYVLDSTGRSYSIDAHNLASARGQGDPLTSVLKPPAGASFEQLLTGDNDQRIILASSAGYGFINTIGNLDSNQKAGKNVINLATDSRLLPVARIDAPVETAANAEGENSNIRVTPDHVAVATNAGYLLIFALDDLPEQARGKGNKLIKLKDGEEVLAITPLSQQDSLVITAGKRHVTLKPNDLANYTGVRGNRGGQLPRGFQNVTSVEVG